The Pyrenophora tritici-repentis strain M4 chromosome 3, whole genome shotgun sequence genome has a window encoding:
- a CDS encoding ARA1, Aldo-keto reductase, related to diketogulonate reductase translates to MITTWRTLEKLQSEGLVSKLGIAEFGVARLTRFLEHTKIKPSVNQINVRDCCVVPKPLILYAKQQQIELLTHNDCTNILPRGTLRQILGSGEDGSGVLAGEGNEGGLKGDVEPQWVVKYTAVVKDRGVVESKGYFAVAELRD, encoded by the coding sequence ATGATAACAACCTGGCGCACGCTTGAGAAACTACAATCGGAAGGCCTAGTCTCTAAACTCGGCATCGCGGAATTCGGTGTCGCGCGCCTGACACGCTTCCTCGAACACACAAAGATTAAACCAAGCGTCAATCAGATCAACGTTAGGGACTGCTGCGTGGTGCCGAAACCGCTGATATTGTATGCGAAGCAGCAGCAGATTGAGCTGCTGACACATAATGATTGCACAAACATTCTGCCGAGGGGGACGCTGAGACAGATACTTGGGAGTGGCGAGGATGGCTCTGGTGTATTAGCAGGAGAAGGGAATGAAGGCGGGCTCAAGGGTGATGTGGAACCTCAATGGGTTGTCAAATACACCGCAGTGGTTAAAGATAGAGGTGTGGTGGAGAGTAAAGGATATTTCGCCGTTGCCGAGTTGAGGGATTGA
- a CDS encoding Atrophin-1 multi-domain protein, translated as MAQIALPRHQATQSQSNIGAPLYQRRQHANAGPIELIPNPEFSFPMRAPDTASSEPAPANGRPMSLQAYPQGRRGSMPHRRQKSINALPDFSFNPAGAAKPAKEPSPPQSPATLALPVTPTKTTHGHRRGGSEFIGGDVRPGGTAPMSSSPTKGDDVLPVPSATLRPGPPAGRRGHAHRRSGAISSHDLTTIMQPPVPGPTPSRTGSAPSTPSEGKPFPLGHKFNRSISQPSLRENPSDEDGARPPSRARVTFSDRIETIRPLSTISSETEATMSLRGHSAANSLSSIVGCGSPQPARSGRPCPSLHTVEDEDSRPSTAGAVLDMFVSGRMNGDTSDRKRPVSALSPVSPTTPTPKLPSKRRSLFHKDSRRDSSAHPTLPTSASDPALSKSFDSPLTSPMAVDEPAAEAIEKPKSVARKMGRKPRKVKSWANSIITRKGKHSKRVKARSPTPPPMATFNADESDDSEMDFEPNFDEDTTVTIVSPTEDSTPRIKIDTNYASWQPRALTRVDSDIMSPVIDLDAALGPFNTPNGTSPRDRQRGFSAHRRAMHSASGIAPSHRRTESAPELVPFEHRSSAIANASPMDDVFEEEEPEDDLTMVFPTKETKSDSVVVGTPEPKIAVVEAEVKQHGPAINWNFNDGLCIKRNLKTADSESSEPVSPRALPVQQLPEPEPIEVVEDYEEPRTSSLTHSSDSTVTPHGGEDSPKPHEPVMNLSLPLHQQNIMTPDTVASSFSSPDYRSSQISFDTARGGTAASSITDYPVMPSPRFGEPGPEVRISTEVPSLTSSRSTMTSAMLQNAYPLASPRRIGDRTSSLSSDPSEIESRRRKRSSIASLSRLMGTSSSSFSERSKLSIEQRPQSEHREAPKEKKKKNIGSRLRKFFQNTTRDSSPARNPK; from the coding sequence ATGGCGCAAATTGCTCTGCCACGGCACCAGGCTACACAGTCGCAGTCCAACATTGGCGCTCCGCTCTACCAGCGCCGACAACATGCCAATGCAGGCCCCATTGAGCTCATCCCCAACCCGGAATTCTCCTTCCCCATGCGAGCACCAGACACAGCTTCTTCTGAACCGGCACCCGCAAACGGACGGCCAATGTCGCTACAAGCATATCCACAAGGCCGCCGAGGATCTATGCCGCACCGCAGGCAAAAGTCCATTAACGCTCTGCCAGACTTTTCATTCAACCCTGCAGGAGCAGCAAAGCCAGCAAAGGAGCCCTCACCACCACAGTCACCCGCTACACTGGCCTTACCAGTGACTCCCACAAAAACGACCCATGGACACCGAAGGGGTGGAAGCGAATTCATCGGTGGCGATGTTCGACCTGGCGGAACCGCACCCATGAGCAGCAGCCCTACAAAAGGAGACGATGTATTGCCTGTGCCGAGCGCCACACTGCGACCAGGCCCTCCTGCAGGCCGCCGTGGACACGCCCATCGTCGTTCAGGCGCCATTTCTTCTCATGACCTGACTACAATTATGCAGCCTCCTGTGCCTGGACCTACACCCTCGCGAACCGGCAGTGCGCCCAGCACACCCTCCGAGGGCAAACCGTTTCCGCTAGGCCACAAGTTCAACAGGTCCATTTCTCAGCCCTCACTACGCGAGAATCCTTCAGACGAGGATGGCGCGCGGCCACCATCGAGGGCTCGGGTCACTTTCTCTGATAGGATCGAGACGATCCGCCCGCTTTCGACTATATCCTCCGAAACAGAGGCTACAATGTCACTGCGTGGACATTCGGCCGCCAACAGTCTTTCATCCATCGTAGGCTGCGGCAGCCCGCAACCTGCTCGATCCGGACGCCCTTGCCCTTCATTACACACAGTCGAGGATGAGGACAGCCGACCAAGCACTGCTGGAGCAGTGTTGGATATGTTCGTTAGTGGCCGTATGAATGGCGACACGTCCGATCGCAAACGACCCGTGTCTGCTCTTTCTCCCGTTTCGCCCACGACTCCCACCCCGAAACTCCCCTCCAAGCGACGGAGCCTGTTCCACAAGGATTCTCGCCGGGACTCTAGCGCGCATCCAACACTCCCTACCAGCGCATCCGATCCCGCCCTCTCCAAGTCTTTCGATTCCCCACTCACCTCTCCAATGGCTGTTGACGAACCGGCGGCAGAAGCTATCGAAAAGCCGAAGAGCGTCGCGCGCAAAATGGGCCGCAAGCCGCGTAAGGTCAAGTCTTGGGCGAATTCAATCATTACCAGGAAGGGAAAGCACAGCAAGAGGGTAAAGGCGCGGTCCCCAACGCCACCTCCAATGGCGACCTTCAATGCTGACGAATCGGACGACTCGGAGATGGATTTTGAGCCCAATTTCGACGAAGACACCACGGTCACGATCGTCTCTCCTACCGAGGATTCTACTCCCAGGATCAAAATCGACACAAACTACGCGTCTTGGCAGCCCCGTGCCTTGACACGTGTCGATTCTGACATTATGAGCCCGGTAATCGACTTGGATGCAGCACTCGGACCCTTCAACACACCCAATGGTACTAGCCCCCGAGATCGCCAACGTGGCTTCTCGGCACATCGACGGGCTATGCACAGTGCCAGCGGTATTGCACCCAGCCATCGAAGGACGGAGAGCGCGCCTGAATTGGTACCCTTTGAGCACCGATCATCTGCAATTGCGAATGCTTCTCCCATGGACGACGTGTTCGAGGAGGAGGAGCCTGAGGATGATTTGACCATGGTTTTTCCAACCAAGGAAACCAAGTCGGATTCTGTTGTTGTCGGGACCCCTGAGCCAAAGATTGCCGTCGTCGAAGCAGAGGTAAAACAGCACGGACCCGCGATCAACTGGAACTTCAATGACGGACTCTGTATCAAGAGGAATCTTAAGACAGCTGACTCTGAATCATCGGAGCCAGTATCGCCCAGAGCGCTTCCTGTTCAGCAACTTCCAGAGCCTGAACCCATCGAAGTTGTGGAAGACTACGAGGAACCCCGGACGTCTTCTCTGACGCACTCTTCCGATTCTACAGTTACTCCTCATGGGGGCGAAGACTCGCCAAAGCCACATGAGCCTGTCATGAACCTTTCCCTTCCACTCCATCAGCAAAACATCATGACGCCTGATACCGTTGCATCGTCCTTCTCATCGCCAGACTACCGTTCCAGTCAAATCTCATTCGATACAGCACGTGGAGGCACTGCAGCTTCGTCCATAACAGACTACCCTGTCATGCCATCTCCGCGCTTTGGCGAACCGGGTCCTGAAGTCCGCATCTCTACCGAGGTGCCCTCTTTGACGTCGTCTAGGTCAACAATGACGAGCGCAATGCTGCAGAATGCTTACCCACTTGCCAGCCCGCGTAGAATTGGCGATCGCACATCATCACTGTCCTCTGATCCTAGCGAGATCGAGTCGCGGCGTCGCAAGCGCTCTAGCATTGCTAGTCTGTCTCGGCTGATGGGGACGTCTTCATCGTCATTCAGCGAACGTAGCAAGCTTTCGATTGAGCAACGACCGCAATCCGAGCATCGTGAAGCTCCCaaggaaaagaagaagaagaacatTGGAAGCAGACTTAGGAAGTTCTTCCAAAACACCACTCGGGACTCTTCTCCCGCCAGGAACCCGAAATAA
- a CDS encoding MscS-porin multi-domain protein, with the protein MADEEKDKAEKMAAAKKRILAEAETEAEASTDAPTTEIQPEQIEPEPVEATTVSEPPPEDDDEPSELAVPKSSHGRKPSVAVESRQRSESFYRSGAAAGPLSPGAGITSEVYREQALKIEELERENKRLAGEVEESQSRWKKGEEELEELREGRGDVALAVEKGKEADKLKAEVESLKRQLSQAQSQSNKSSRRTATASPSQSASVDDLNAQVASKSATIESLELEISNVNRQLSEQTSKNNELQSKISSLESAVQKAEQEAASTKTELEELKASLDKAGDQAEKDGSDRDSAQTRIAQLEAELGTANRKASDSISRAELLEKKIETLTQLHRDNDARNQTRLQEHKKVEREATEMRTRITGLSNENARLREAEQRRRKADLGSIEDSSVQELLDEERDRLLAKVRELEEENFELRRGVWRDRRRDMQPSIDGQPDAYNSFDDVDLSGAPSRQALPNRTHSSFQDVIQSGISAFTGQTPAHRRSDAASKTKPRQESLGSLDEFEIDEEAFRLAQEQEAKNRLERVKEVKRGLVQFKGWRPDFVDVRVGMGGVFEI; encoded by the exons ATGGCGGACGAAGAGAAAGATAAGGCGGAGAAGATGGCGGCGGCGAAGAAGCGC ATTCTTGCTGAAGCCGAAACCGAAGCCGAAGCATCGACCGATGCGCCAACTACCGAGATCCAGCCTGAACAAATCGAACCTGAGCCTGTCGAAGCAACAACCGTATCGGAGCCGCCCCCAGAAGACGATGACGAGCCCTCCGAGCTAGCCGTACCCAAGTCGTCGCACGGACGCAAGCCTTCAGTCGCAGTTGAGTCGCGACAACGATCCGAGTCTTTCTATCGCTCAGGAGCTGCTGCTGGACCTCTGTCGCCTGGTGCTGGGATCACGAGTGAGGTTTACAGGGAACAGGCGCTGAAAATCGAGGAGCTAGAAAGGGAGAATAAGCGGCTCGCAGGTGAAGTTGAGGAAAGTCAAAGCAGATGGAAGAAGGGCGAGGAGGAGCTAGAGGAGCTCAGGGAGGGGAGGGGAGATGTTGCGCTTGCGGTTGAGAAGGGCAAGGAGGCTGACAAGCTG AAAGCAGAGGTCGAATCGCTGAAGAGACAATTATCACAAGCACAGTCGCAAAGCAACAAATCCTCACGCCGTACGGCCACCGCATCACCGAGCCAGAGCGCATCCGTTGACGATCTGAACGCACAAGTCGCTTCCAAATCCGCAACCATTGAGTCACTCGAGCTGGAGATATCCAATGTCAACAGGCAGTTGTCAGAACAAACGAGCAAGAATAATGAGCTCCAGTCCAAGATCTCAAGCCTTGAATCCGCAGTACAAAAAGCGGAGCAAGAGGCAGCTTCAACGAAGACTGAGCTGGAGGAGCTCAAGGCGAGTTTGGACAAGGCAGGCGATCAGGCAGAGAAGGATGGCTCAGACCGCGACTCTGCGCAAACACGCATTGCGCAACTAGAGGCCGAGCTGGGCACCGCAAATCGCAAGGCTTCAGACTCCATTTCGCGCGCCGAGTTGCTCGAGAAGAAGATTGAGACTCTTACACAACTACACCGCGACAACGATGCCCGGAACCAGACACGCTTGCAAGAACATAAGAAGGTGGAGCGCGAGGCAACCGAAATGCGGACTCGCATCACCGGTCTCAGCAACGAGAATGCCCGCTTACGAGAAGCAGAGCAGCGTCGTCGCAAAGCAGACCTGGGCTCAATCGAAGATTCGAGTGTTCAAGAGTTACTAGACGAAGAGCGCGACCGTCTCCTTGCCAAAGTCCGCGAACTCGAGGAAGAAAACTTTGAACTGCGCCGGGGTGTATGGCGCGACCGTCGCCGCGACATGCAGCCTTCTATTGACGGCCAACCAGACGCCTACAACAGTTTCGACGACGTCGACCTCTCCGGCGCGCCGTCTCGTCAAGCCCTCCCCAACCGCACACACTCCTCCTTCCAAGACGTCATCCAATCCGGCATCTCAGCTTTCACCGGCCAAACCCCCGCACATCGGCGAAGCGACGCGGCTAGTAAGACGAAGCCCCGGCAAGAGAGCTTGGGCAGCCTCGACGAGTTTGAGATTGATGAGGAAGCGTTCAGGTTGGCACAGGAACAGGAGGCGAAGAACAGGCTGGAGAGGGTCAAGGAAGTTAAGAGAGGATTGGTGCAGTTCAAGGGGTGGAGACCAGATTTCGTGGATGTCAGAGTGGGCATGGGTGGTGTTTTTGAGATTTGA